One region of Culex pipiens pallens isolate TS chromosome 2, TS_CPP_V2, whole genome shotgun sequence genomic DNA includes:
- the LOC120420535 gene encoding protein eyes shut, with the protein MGHVKKKNYTTVQRTNGRWSFPGVWNDPAIRIRTNLFLLLFGIISVSVLSYSEAGYACLSNPCVYGVCIDDLNSTYSCYCIDGYTGIHCQTNWDECWSNPCRNGGTCVDGIAAYNCTCPDGFIGLNCEENFNECLSNPCQNGGSCHDQDNAFVCACAPGFIGEFCEVDIAVCDTGDRCHNGGQCLEGPGLEFSCQCAEGYEGRFCDQETNECESSPCQNGGICIDKFASYICACTMGFTGTNCEEEIMLCENSPCANQALCLIEESEPTCYCVPDFHGERCEYQYDECQLGPYPRCVNGGTCVDGVDEYFCTCAPNFTGSNCECLVLEDSSLDCNYTAPEMTTLEYVSTTGFFEERFSTRYSSLGVGEEEDGTTSASMYPEVSMTTYQPPLANASITYTTVGQGTSEFEGETTKYQAEVTTGPYSTQPSVVFPGDGTTTSRDLTSSSDQGTTIESEVRTEAGVTAGVTGDRTTQPGEVTTLGSDDQATSVKPDEVTLVTSEPGEAPMTVKEDSTTASSGGVTEPAEVGSQTTGSGLTIPSRDLSSSTPESVTAPEPDRSTEVPAIDATLTPFFTETPGNASSQPIPTEDLIPKYGTSPTPSYETTFPSAIDPLSSTSTTTTTTTSTTTRSPDVIITECDDTVCSNGGTCSMTPNGVKCHCDFRYIGTYCDVPVSIQNAAFSRDSFLRHVIYKKNESGSINVTIGQVLAMSVRFKAKMTSREGLILLAAAEGNEGSHYVALFLHKGLLQFQFSCGLQTMLLSEIEGPVNNGYELNIKVELNFNDRYSHCNASLHVNETLAMSGEQPTWLRSVDPFADYGSTIPIKQSWLHLGGRPIKTMYTLSHNISRYQGFTGCIYELEVNRKPVAIFDNAEDAYRIYECTSLACLSSPCRNGAVCVEEDGFSLEKRYKPNGQSNWSCKCAFGYMGKTCERSICDNNPCRFGGTCVTFPESGYLCLCPYGKHGHFCEHDLDILQPSFFGSIKGLSSYVAYPISFPLEDRFEFSFKIIPTTTSQISLLAFMGQMDDHTERGDHFSVSFIQGFILVTWNLGSGPRRIFTQQPVQVQAARPTTINVGRNGRMAWLSIDGKVNISGNSPGSSSKLNVAPYLYIGGHEHTNFSNLPHDLPLHSGFQGCLFDIHIIAGPVHIPLQHIGGMRGRSVGQCGTKECHRHACQNNGACLQHGSTFTCICQEDWNGLLCSQKNNPCDESNKCSAEAQCFPLISGYECDCPFGKIGKRCESNLKYLSDVSFSGRRSYLALKWPAMSSDYNYLENEVRYEKIIQPSSLMSQNQSILLKSINELDKLNDVLKISTNESATNLLYAHTMTARSGNYRQLKIRYLAIELQVRPLSEKGLLLFVRTFDSNEQKQGFISLSLQGGVIEYRVSSAQSQTSVVRSNHVLAIGEWHNIKIVKFGKRLTLWVEGKSSSIMGSVREEFINPNTKVYFGGLPDLSQVPYDAMSGFPIPFRGCIRSVNLNGTRITLNDTNILEARNINDCDGTPCGGDLCAKGGLCWLDEYSQPHCKCPEYSKGVNCEIQESCEIIKCRNNGQCLKSGRCSCGIGWTGYYCEITTTKFSALGFNDRSYILIPSQKIKMKDKRQGESGSFSARLELQISFNISTLDDGVIFWTTDKNSRYFGLGVQNGFVTVASNMVEEETNLTAVANPWKAYVADGDWHNIRLETDNGLVHVLVDEYPLFSELRLAAEVKNIELTTRYSSDEATYLGGFPEENVFNRTHGRFRNAFSGCIQSIYLANNPEELDYTAYEGANINECEV; encoded by the exons ATGGGTCACGTCAAGAAGAAAAATTACACAACGGTTCAACGCACAAATGGCCGCTGGTCATTTCCGGGGGTGTGGAATGATCCGGCGATTCGGATACGCACAAATCTGTTCTTGCTGCTGTTTGGGATTATTTCCGTGTCCGTTTTAAGCTACAGCGAAGCAGGCTACGCCTGTCTCAGCAATCCGTGCGTCTACGGAGTCTGCATAGACGACCTAAATAG CACATACTCCTGCTACTGTATCGATGGTTACACCGGAATACACTGCCAAACCAACTGGGACGAGTGCTGGTCGAACCCGTGCCGGAACGGGGGCACCTGCGTGGACGGGATTGCGGCCTACAACTGCACCTGCCCGGACGGGTTTATCG GTCTCAACTGCGAGGAAAACTTCAACGAATGTCTCTCGAACCCGTGCCAAAACGGCGGCAGCTGCCACGACCAGGACAACGCGTTCGTGTGTGCCTGCGCTCCGGGCTTCATCGGCGAGTTCTGCGAGGTGGACATCGCCGTGTGCGATACCGGGGATCGCTGCCACAACGGTGGCCAATGTCTGGAGGGACCGGGGCTGGAATTCAGCTGCCAATGCGCGGAGGGTTACGAGGGCCGGTTCTGCGACCAGGAAACGAACGAGTGCGAATCTTCGCCGTGCCAGAACGGGGGCATTTGCATCGACAAGTTTGCGAGTTACATTTGCGCGTGTACGATGGGATTCACCGGGACGAACTGCGAGGAGGAGATCATGCTGTGCGAGAATTCACCGTGTGCCAACCAGGCGTTGTGCTTGATCGAGGAGAGTGAGCCTACGTGTTACTGTGTTCCGGATTTTCACGGGGAACGCTGCGAGTATCAGTATGATGAGTGTCAGCTTGGGCCGTATCCGAGATGTGTCAACGGAGGAACTTGCGTCGACGGGGTTGATGAGTACTTTTGTACCTGTGCTCCGAACTTTACTGGAAGTAACTGCGAGTGTTTGGTATTGGAGGACTCGTCGCTGGATTGTAACTATACCGCTCCGGAGATGACCACGCTAGAGTACGTTTCTACGACGGGATTCTTCGAAGAGCGGTTCAGCACTCGCTATAGTAGTTTGGGAGTTGGTGAAGAAGAGGACGGTACGACATCAGCATCAATGTATCCCGAGGTATCAATGACCACGTATCAACCCCCACTAGCGAATGCCTCGATTACGTACACAACCGTTGGGCAGGGAACTTCCGAGTTTGAGGGTGAAACTACCAAGTATCAGGCTGAGGTAACGACTGGTCCGTACTCGACCCAACCATCTGTTGTTTTCCCGGGCGATGGAACAACAACCTCAAGAGATTTGACATCAAGTTCAGATCAAGGAACGACAATTGAATCTGAAGTACGTACAGAAGCTGGAGTCACTGCTGGAGTTACTGGAGATCGAACAACCCAACCGGGTGAGGTTACGACCTTGGGATCCGATGATCAGGCAACTAGCGTGAAGCCAGATGAAGTAACATTGGTTACCTCCGAGCCCGGTGAAGCTCCAATGACAGTGAAGGAAGATTCCACGACTGCATCTAGTGGAGGAGTAACTGAACCGGCTGAAGTGGGATCGCAAACTACTGGATCCGGACTTACCATTCCTTCGCGAGACCTCAGTTCCTCAACACCAGAGTCGGTAACGGCTCCCGAACCAGACCGATCTACCGAAGTCCCCGCCATAGACGCTACCCTGACTCCGTTCTTCACGGAAACACCCGGCAACGCTTCCTCACAACCGATTCCCACCGAAGATCTGATCCCCAAATACGGAACCTCGCCAACTCCAAGCTACGAAACAACCTTCCCGTCAGCTATCGATCCGCTGTCTTCCACGTCTACCACCACAACCACCACAACCTCCACGACGACCCGCTCACCGGACGTGATCATCACCGAGTGCGACGACACGGTGTGCTCCAACGGCGGAACCTGCTCGATGACCCCGAACGGCGTCAAGTGTCACTGCGATTTCCGCTACATCGGAACGTACTGCGACGTCCCGGTGAGCATCCAGAACGCGGCGTTTTCGAGGGACTCGTTCCTGCGACACGTCATCTACAAGAAGAACGAGAGCGGCTCGATCAATGTGACGATCGGACAGGTGCTGGCGATGAGCGTGCGGTTCAAGGCGAAGATGACCTCGCGGGAGGGACTGATCTTGCTGGCGGCGGCCGAAGGGAACGAGGGGAGTCACTACGTGGCGCTGTTCCTGCACAAGGGTCTGCTGCAGTTCCAGTTCTCGTGCGGGCTGCAGACGATGCTGCTGAGCGAGATCGAGGGACCGGTCAACAACGGTTACGAGCTGAACATCAAAGTGGAGTTGAACTTCAACGATCGCTACAGCCACTGCAACGCATCGCTGCACGTGAACGAAACGCTGGCAATGAGCGGCGAGCAACCGACCTGGTTGAGAAGTGTAGATCCGTTTGCCGATTATGGCAGCACGATTCCGATCAAGCAGAGTTGGTTGCACCTGGGAGGACGACCGATTAAGACGATGTACACGCTGAGTCACAACATCTCGCGGTATCAGGGATTTACCGGGTGCATTTACGAGCTGGAGGTCAACCGGAAGCCGGTGGCGATCTTCGA CAACGCCGAGGACGCCTACCGGATCTACGAGTGTACGTCGCTTGCGTGCCTCTCCAGTCCGTGTCGTAACGGCGCAGTCTGCGTAGAAGAGGACGGATTCAGCTTGGAGAAGCGCTACAAACCGAACGGTCAGTCCAACTGGAGCTGCAAGTGTGCGTTTGGATACATGGGCAAGACCTGCGAGCGATCGATCTGTGACAACAATCCGTGCAGGTTTGGTGGGACGTGCGTAACCTTCCCCGAGAGTGGATACCTGTGCCTGTGTCCGTACGGAAAGCACGGTCACTTCTGCGAACATGATCTTGACATTCTACAGCCGTCGTTCTTCGGTAGTATCAAGGGACTGTCCTCGTACGTAGCGTACCCGATATCGTTCCCACTGGAAGATCGGTTCGAGTTTAGCTTCAAGATCATCCCGACGACCACGTCGCAGATTTCTCTGCTGGCGTTTATGGGCCAGATGGACGATCATACCGAGCGGGGTGATCACTTCTCCGTCAGCTTCATTCAAG gattcatcttggtaacGTGGAATCTCGGAAGTGGTCCTCGAAGGATCTTCACGCAGCAACCGGTCCAAGTGCAAGCAGCACGTCCCACCACGATCAACGTAGGACGGAATGGCCGCATGGCCTGGCTGTCGATCGACGGAAAGGTCAACATATCCGGGAATTCGCCAGGAAGCAGCAGCAAGCTGAACGTCGCCCCATATCTGTACATCGGAGGTCACGAGCATACTAACTTCTCCAATCTACCCCACGATCTACCGCTGCATTCCGGCTTCCAGGGATGTCTGTTCGACATTCACATAATCGCCGGTCCGGTACATATCCCACTGCAGCACATCGGAGGAATGCGTGGACGCAGCGTAGGTCAGTGCGGAACCAAGGAGTGTCATCGGCACGCTTGCCAGAACAACGGAGCGTGTCTCCAGCACGGATCAACGTTCACCTGCATCTGCCAGGAGGACTGGAATGGTTTGCTGTGCTCGCAGAAGAACAACCCGTGTGACGAAAGCAACAAGTGTTCAGCGGAAGCGCAGTGTTTCCCACTGATATCCGGGTACGAATGCGACTGTCCGTTCGGGAAGATCGGCAAGCGCTGTGAATCGAATCTAAAGTACCTGAGTGACGTATCGTTCTCCGGTCGACGGAGCTACCTTGCGCTCAAGTGGCCAGCAATGAGCAGTGATTACAACTATCTTGAAAACGAGGTTCGCTACGAGAAGATCATTCAACCTTCAAGCTTGATGTCGCAGAATCAGTCGATCCTGCTCAAGTCGATCAACGAGCTGGACAAGCTCAACGACGTGCTTAAAATCAGTACCAACGAATCCGCTACAAACCTACTGTACGCACACACGATGACCGCTCGATCCGGGAACTACCGTCAACTGAAGATCCGCTATCTAGCGATCGAGCTACAGGTGCGACCCCTCTCCGAGAAGGGACTGCTCTTGTTCGTCCGCACGTTTGACTCAAACGAGCAAAAGCAAGGATTCATCAGCTTAAGCTTACAAGGAGGTGTCATCGAGTACCGCGTATCCTCCGCTCAGTCCCAAACCTCCGTCGTCCGTAGCAACCACGTGCTCGCGATCGGCGAGTGGCACAACATCAAGATCGTCAAGTTTGGCAAACGACTAACCCTGTGGGTCGAAGGCAAAAGCAGCTCCATCATGGGCTCTGTCCGCGAAGAGTTCATCAACCCCAACACCAAGGTTTACTTCGGCGGACTTCCAGATCTATCCCAAGTCCCGTACGACGCAATGTCCGGGTTCCCAATCCCGTTCCGGGGTTGTATCCGAAGCGTCAACCTCAACGGAACTCGCATCACGCTGAACGATACCAACATTTTGGAAGCGCGTAACATCAACGACTGTGACGGCACGCCGTGTGGTGGTGACCTGTGTGCCAAAGGTGGACTGTGCTGGTTGGACGAGTACTCCCAGCCGCACTGCAAGTGTCCGGAATACTCGAAAGGGGTGAACTGTGAAATCCAAGAATCGTGTGAAATCATAAAGTGTCGCAACAACGGGCAGTGCTTAAAGAGTGGACGGTGCAGTTGTGGGATCGGTTGGACGGGGTATTACTGTGAAATCACTACGACCAAGTTTTCCGCACTCGGGTTCAACGATCGAAGCTACATCCTAATTCCGTCGCAGAAGATCAAGATGAAGGATAAGCGGCAGGGTGAATCGGGTAGTTTTAGTGCGCGGTTGGAGCTGCAGATATCGTTCAACATTTCCACGCTGGACGATGGAGTGATCTTCTGGACGACGGATAAAAACAGTCGGTATTTTGGGTTGGGTGTTCAAAATGGGTTCGTGACCGTGGCAAGTAATATGGTGGAAGAGGAAACGAATCTAACGGCTGTGGCAAATCCCTGGAAAGCTTATGTAGCGGATGGGGACTGGCATAACATCCGGTTGGAAACGGATAACGGGCTGGTGCACGTACTGGTGGATGAATATCCGCTGTTTTCCGAGTTGAGATTAGCGGCGGAAGTTAAGAACATTGAGCTGACCACGCGATACTCTTCGGATGAGGCGACGTATTTGG GTGGATTCCCCGAGGAGAACGTCTTCAACCGAACGCACGGCCGTTTCCGAAACGCCTTCAGCGGCTGCATCCAGAGCATATATCTGGCCAACAATCCGGAAGAGCTGGACTACACGGCGTACGAGGGGGCCAACATTAACGAGTGCGAAGTTTGA
- the LOC120420532 gene encoding MKRN2 opposite strand protein: MPPDIDPDIICFKHCKSNIFTFSVPNHCPKCNQSLTEAENLCPFALPPIFVNATQTPCAVILRPSTGDFWSDFHNTTNLHIALTDADGSIVEFDQPGLTRTVARRVDRSRWGQCLLILQVPESWQYEWEQQLHHVVEDRGWRHRKYDEDRLNCFSFVLEFLRFLRYGDYWKYADSRERFSTEFIVPKTRTVAKYITIFRRIREHGYWAELDQ; encoded by the exons ATGCCACCTGACATTGATCCTGACATTATATGTTTCAAACACTGTAAAAGCAACATCTTTACCTTTAGCGTACCCAATCACTGTCCAAAATGCAACCAGTCGTTGACCGAAGCTGAGAATTTGTGTCCATTTGC TTTACCGCCAATCTTCGTTAACGCCACCCAAACCCCGTGCGCCGTAATCCTGCGCCCCTCAACCGGTGACTTTTGGAGTGACTTCCACAACACGACGAACCTGCACATTGCGCTGACCGACGCGGACGGCTCGATCGTGGAGTTTGACCAGCCCGGTCTAACGCGAACGGTTGCGCGCCGGGTTGACCGCAGCCGGTGGGGTCAGTGTTTGCTGATCCTGCAGGTGCCGGAGTCGTGGCAGTACGAGTGGGAACAGCAGTTGCACCACGTGGTCGAGGACCGGGGCTGGCGTCACCGCAAGTACGACGAAGACCGGCTGAACTGCTTCAGCTTTGTGTTggaatttttgaggtttttgcgGTACGGCGATTACTGGAAGTATGCGGACAGCAG GGAACGATTTTCCACGGAATTCATTGTGCCTAAAACGAGAACGGTGGCAAAGTATATTACCATTTTCAGAAGGATTAGAGAGCATGGCTACTGGGCGGAGTTGGACCAATAA
- the LOC120420524 gene encoding protein wntless, with product MSGTILENLSGRKLSILVSCLLFLQFLCFLLGGLVAPVPASVQTILATICKDVPGSHNDTNIWLYSRGEDHCQTLDHIDIENHDTKMANQIVFVFQMPLPREGRQLDYSRWQQNLIGVLQADIAYDANILLKPHTKMSIDARLAYRNKGDHDQDWKYLASSLETRDLDCFADNVTDEYLYNCNAIPLFELGSLHHDYYLLNVRIPVDSDMKMNLDIGHIQDLHLSVIYQNGGFTKVWVSLKTVFLPFIIIIMAWFWQRVHLLQRKPALLECMLLALGCALTFLNLPLEYFTLVFDMPFMLLLSDIRQGIFYACLLSFWLVFAGEHMLIQETGEKSTLKSYWRHLSAVAVGCVSLFLFDMCERGVQLRNPFYSIWVSRIGSNVALGFIILAGISAGLYFLFLCYMVWKVFCNINIKRTSLPSMSSARRLHYEGIIYRFQFLMLATLLCAALTVIGFIIGQVSEGRWKWDESIDLEFTSAFFTGVYGMWNIYIFALIVLYAPSHKKWPANETTEHIISEEIEFSNLPSDSNPSEISSLTQFARKAALD from the exons ATGTCCGGAACGATACTGGAAAATCTGAGCGGCCGGAAGCTGAGCATTCTCGTGTCCTGTTTGCTGTTTCTGCAGTTCCTGTGCTTCCTGCTGGGTGGTCTCGTCG CACCGGTTCCGGCCAGCGTGCAGACGATTTTGGCGACGATCTGCAAGGACGTGCCCGGTTCGCACAATGACACCAACATTTGGCTGTACTCGCGGGGGGAGGACCACTGCCAGACGCTGGACCACATCGACATAGAGAATCACGACACGAAGATGGCCAACCAGATTGTGTTTGTGTTCCAGATGCCGTTGCCTCGAGAGGGTCGTCAGCTGGACTATTCCAGGTGGCAGCAGAATCTGATCGGTGTGCTGCAGGCGGACATTGCGTACGATGCGAACATTCTGCTCAAGCCGCATACGAAAATGTCTATCGATGCGAGGCTCGCGTATCGGAATAAGGGCGATCACGACCAGGACTGGAAGTATCTGGCCTCGTCGCTGGAGACTCGGGACTTGGACTGCTTCGCGGACAACGTAACCGACGAATATCTGTACAATTGTAACGCCATTCCGTTGTTCGAACTTGGATCGCTGCATCACGACTACTACCTGCTGAACGTGCGAATCCCGGTTGACAGCGACATGAAGATGAACCTGGATATTGGTCACATCCAGGACCTGCACCTCTCCGTAATCTACCAAAACGGTGGCTTCACCAAGGTCTGGGTCTCACTCAAAACGGTCTTCCTGcccttcatcatcatcatcatggcCTGGTTCTGGCAACGAGTCCACCTGCTCCAGCGGAAACCTGCCCTCCTCGAGTGCATGCTCCTCGCCCTAGGTTGCGCCCTCACCTTTCTGAACCTCCCGCTCGAGTACTTCACCCTAGTCTTCGACATGCCCTTCATGCTACTTCTCAGCGACATCCGCCAGGGCATCTTCTACGCGTGTCTGCTCTCCTTTTGGCTTGTCTTTGCCGGTGAACACATGCTAATCCAGGAAACGGGCGAAAAATCAACCCTCAAATCGTACTGGAGACATCTGAGCGCGGTGGCCGTGGGCTGCGTCTCGCTGTTCCTGTTCGACATGTGCGAACGTGGCGTCCAGCTGCGCAATCCGTTCTACTCGATCTGGGTGTCCCGAATCGGATCAAACGTTGCA CTCGGCTTCATCATCCTCGCGGGAATCTCCGCCGGTCTGTATTTCCTCTTCCTGTGCTACATGGTCTGGAAGGTGTTCTgcaacatcaacatcaagcGCACCTCGCTCCCGTCAATGTCCTCCGCCCGCCGTCTCCACTACGAAGGCATCATCTATCGCTTCCAGTTCCTAATGCTGGCCACCCTGCTCTGCGCCGCCCTAACCGTTATCGGATTCATCATCGGCCAGGTGTCCGAGGGCCGATGGAAGTGGGACGAGTCCATCGATCTGGAGTTCACCTCGGCGTTCTTCACCGGCGTCTACGGCATGTGGAACATCTACATCTTTGCGCTGATCGTGCTGTACGCACCGAGCCACAAAAAGTGGCCCGCCAACGAAACTACCGAGCACATCATCAGCGAGGAGATCGAGTTCAGCAACCTCCCATCGGACTCGAACCCCAGCGAAATTTCGTCCCTGACGCAGTTTGCCCGGAAGGCCGCCCTCGACTAG
- the LOC120420533 gene encoding uncharacterized protein LOC120420533, whose translation MDQNQRNKPTPEVNLCRFCLRPKRTMWPLKTLYRKDGDFLHKIYQCSHINIIDMNELFTWVCRSCRQNIEKFSAFQNMLHKNLATFESRFREEQQLNGNWNDDPQQQQRQVVNVRFGDLEDDNGDDLSDLDHFEAGQPASLASSDSGNQSEDSQLPEDCALGDSRKGLRIE comes from the exons ATGGACCAAAATCAACGGAACAAACCTACCCCGGAGGTAAATCTGTGCCGGTTCTGTTTGCGCCCCAAACGCACCATGTGGCCACTCAAAACTCTGTACCGGAAGGATGGCGACTTTTTGCACAAAATCTACCAATGCAGCCACATTAAT ATCATCGACATGAACGAACTGTTCACGTGGGTTTGTCGCTCCTGTCGGCAAAACATCGAAAAGTTCTCCGCCTTCCAGAACATGCTGCACAAGAATTTGGCCACGTTTGAGTCGCGCTTCCGCGAGGAACAGCAGCTCAACGGCAACTGGAATGATGACCCGCAACAGCAGCAGCGTCAGGTGGTGAACGTGCGGTTCGGGGACCTCGAGGACGACAACGGTGATGATCTGTCCGATTTGGACCATTTTGAGGCTGGTCAGCCGGCTAGCTTGGCCAGCAGTGACAGCGGAAATCAGTCGGAGGATTCACAGCTGCCAGAAGATTGCGCACTCGGCGACTCGCGAAAAGGATTGAGGATTGAATGA
- the LOC120420526 gene encoding ribosome biogenesis protein WDR12 homolog, with translation MALKITGKAEGQLQLHLITKQKQFAVPDVPYSIRANVSTKELNVLVNTLLKDAGNAEAGKVEFDFLLNGEFVKIPLGQHLKERDVSFEDTVELEYVERYPAPEPQDCLLHDDWVSAVEARGNWILTGCYDNTLNLWTTKGKHKLTIPGHIAPVKGVTWISLDEEKGVFASASQDQTVMLWEWNVAANSVECVQVCKGHERGVDCIAANDSKSKMATGSWDTMLKIWSTDVRSGGGDSEPSTSKRQKLDQGSARTPLMTLAGHRECISGVQWIDDNTLVTSSWDHTIKIWDLALNGIKSEISGNKSFFDLSYSKLNGLIITASPDKNLRLYDPKSNQGTLVKNTYLGHTQWVQSVRWSTTNEYLFVSGAYDNHVKLWDYRSPKAPIFELIGHEDKVLACDWSNPRYILSGGSDNSVRVFKSKIAIGGEK, from the exons ATGGCACTGAAGATTACCGGCAAGGCCGAGGGTCAGCTGCAGCTGCATCTGATCACGAAGCAGAAGCA gtTTGCCGTTCCGGATGTTCCGTACTCGATTCGGGCGAACGTGAGCACGAAGGAGCTGAACGTGTTGGTTAATACGTTGCTGAAGGATGCTGGGAATGCGGAAGCGGGGAAGGTTGAGTTTGACTTTTTGCTGAATGGCGAGTTTGTGAAGATTCCGCTGGGGCAGCACTTGAAGGAGCGGGACGTTTCGTTTGAGGACACTGTTGAGTTGGAGTATGTCGAGCGGTACCCGGCTCCGGAGCCGCAGGATTGTTTGCTGCACGATGATTGGGTTTCGGCGGTGGAGGCGCGTGGTAATTGGATTTTGACCGGATGTTACGACAATACGTTGAACCTGTGGACCACGAAGGGCAAGCACAAGCTGACGATTCCGGGTCACATTGCGCCGGTGAAGGGCGTCACGTGGATTTCGTTGGACGAGGAGAAGGGAGTTTTTGCGAGCGCCTCGCAGGATCAAACGGTGATGCTTTGGGAGTGGAACGTGGCGGCCAATTCCGTCGAGTGCGTCCAGGTTTGCAAGGGCCACGAGCGTGGAGTGGACTGTATTGCGGCGAACGATAGCAAGAGTAAGATGGCCACCGGAAGTTGGGACACGATGTTGAAGATTTGGTCGACGGACGTGAGGAGTGGCGGCGGCGATTCGGAACCTTCCACGAGCAAGCGGCAAAAGTTGGACCAGGGAAGTGCACGGACGCCACTGATGACACTTGCCGGCCATCGGGAGTGCATTTCCGGTGTGCAGTGGATCGACGACAACACGCTCGTAACGTCCTCGTGGGATCACACGATCAAGATTTGGGACCTGGCGCTGAACGGAATCAAGTCGGAGATTTCCGGCAACAAGTCGTTCTTCGATTTGAGCTACTCCAAGTTGAACGGGCTGATCATCACGGCGTCACCGGACAAGAACCTGCGGCTGTACGATCCCAAGTCGAACC AGGGCACCCTCGTCAAGAACACCTACCTCGGCCACACGCAGTGGGTCCAGTCGGTCCGCTGGAGCACCACCAACGAGTATCTGTTCGTTTCGGGCGCGTACGACAACCACGTCAAGCTGTGGGACTACCGCAGTCCGAAGGCGCCGATCTTCGAGCTGATTGGCCACGAGGACAAGGTTCTGGCCTGCGACTGGTCCAACCCGCGGTACATCCTGTCCGGCGGATCGGACAACTCGGTGCGCGTCTTCAAGAGCAAAATCGCCATTGGCGGTGAAAAGTGA
- the LOC120420528 gene encoding ubiA prenyltransferase domain-containing protein 1 homolog produces MDTAAEGVLNNGNCAKSSEEDKCARSVEAPLMKIKTYLSALRPWSLSASLVPTLLGAAIAYRTVGFAEFNFLTFVFTVFTVVTVHCAGNVVNTYFDFVKGIDNRKSSDDRTLVDHILTKDEVVTLGASLYCAGCVGFIFLVYLSPAKLEHLALVYFGGLSSSFLYTGGIGLKYIALGDVLILIIFGPISVLFAYMAQTGHVEWMTIYYAVPLALNTEAILHSNNTRDADADRRVGIVTLAILIGKTSSYILYALLLFTPYVMFVVLGVKYSGAFLIPMVTLPQAFKIEKQFRNEATLHGVPRQTAKLNLFFGILYVMACFCATQLPFITRK; encoded by the exons ATGGACACGGCGGCGGAGGGCGTGTTGAACAACGGCAACTGTGCCAAGTCGTCGGAGGAGGACAAGTGTGCGAGGAGCGTCGAAG CTCCGTTGATGAAGATCAAGACGTACCTGTCGGCGCTGCGACCGTGGTCACTGTCGGCGAGTTTGGTGCCGACGCTGCTGGGAGCGGCGATCGCGTACAGGACGGTTGGCTTTGCGGAGTTTAATTTCTTGACGTTTGTGTTTACCGTTTTCACGGTGGTCACGGTTCACTGCGCGGGCAACGTGGTCAACACGTACTTTGACTTTGTGAAGGGGATCGACAACCGGAAGTCGTCGGACGACCGGACGCTGGTGGACCACATACTGACCAAGGATGAGGTCGTGACGCTCGGGGCGTCGCTTTATTGCGCCGGGTGTGTTGGATTCATCTTCCTGGTTTACCTCTCGCCGGCCAAGCTGGAGCACTTGGCGTTGGTTTACTTTGGGGGATTGTCGTCCAGCTTCCTGTACACCGGTGGCATTGGTCTGAAGTACATTGCTCTCGGAGACGTGCTGATCCTGATCATCTTTGGACCGATTTCGGTCCTGTTCGCGTACATGGCCCAAACTGGGCACGTCGAGTGGATGACCATCTACTACGCGGTCCCCCTAGCTCTCAACACCGAGGCCATCCTGCACAGCAACAACACGCGTGACGCGGACGCCGATCGGCGCGTCGGAATCGTCACCCTCGCAATCCTCATCGGCAAGACGTCCTCGTACATCTTGTACGCGCTCCTGCTCTTCACCCCCTACGTCATGTTCGTCGTACTGGGCGTCAAATACTCCGGCGCGTTCCTCATCCCGATGGTGACGCTCCCGCAGGCgttcaaaatcgaaaaacagTTCCGCAACGAAGCGACCCTGCACGGCGTTCCGCGGCAAACCGCCAAGCTTAACCTGTTCTTCGGAATCCTGTACGTGATGGCGTGCTTCTGCGCGACCCAGCTGCCCTTTATCACGCGGAAGTAA